GGAATTGATTATGTGCTCGCGGATTACACCTATTTGAAGCAAAACCAGGACAAGCTGGTCGGGATTTTCGTCACTCATGGCCATGAAGACCATATTGGCGGTTTGCCGTTTTTGCTGCAGGATGTGAAGGCGCCGATTTATGGAGGCGATTTTGCAGTTGAGTTGATCAAGTCCAAATTGCAGGAACACAAAATCAAGGGTGTGAAGTTCCACCAGATCAACAATGATACAGTCGTGGAGTTCCAGAATATCAAGGTTCGCTTTTTCCGGACAACCCACAGCATCGCGGATTCATTCGGGGTAGTCGTGACGACTCCGGAAGGGAATATTGTGCATACTGGCGACTTCAAATTCGATTTAACACCGGTTGGAAGAGGCACTGATTTTCAGAAGATCGCAGAAATCAGCAGTGAAGGTGTGCTGTGCCTGTTATCGGACAGCACGAACAGTGAACAGCCAGGTTTTTCTGTATCTGAAAGACGTGTCGGGGAAGCCATCGAGGATATCTTCCAGACGGTGGATGGCCGCGTTATTTTCGCAACCTTTGCATCCAATATTGACCGAGTACAGCAGGTTGTGAAGTCATCCCTCAAGTATAATCGAAAAATTGCTATTGTTGGCCGAAGTATGGAGAAGACGTTCGAGATCGGTCGCAGGCTGGGTTATATCACGGCGCCGGATGAGGTATTCGTCAGCATCAATGAGATCGGACAGGTTCCAAGCCATCAGCTGACAATCATCTGTACCGGAAGCCAGGGCGAGCCTATGGCAGCCCTTGCACGGATTGCGAATGGTACGCACAGACAAATCTCGGTCATACCTGGAGATACGATTGTCTTTTCATCATCACCGATACCAGGTAACACAATCAGCGTAAACCGAGTGATTGATAAATTGCACCGAATCGGCGCTGATGTCATCCATCATAAGATCAGTGAAGTCCACACTTCTGGACATGGTAAGCAGGAAGAACAGAAGCTGATGATCAAACTGCTGAATCCGAAGTTTTTCATTCCGATTCATGGTGAATACCGTATGTTGGATCAGCACGTTAAATTAGCTGAGCAATGCGGAATCCCGCGTGAAAACTCGTTTATTTTAGATAATGGGGATGTCCTGGAACTGTCTGCTGATGGCGGCCAGCTTGGCGGAAAAGTGCCGGCACAGCCAGTTTATGTCGACGGCAGCGGAATCGGCGATATCGGACATATCGTGTTAAAAGACAGAAGAGTGCTGTCCCAGGACGGACTTGTGATCGTCACGATGATGATCGATCGTGAGAAAAAGCAGCTTGTCAACAAGCCGACAGTGGTGACAAGAGGATTCGTCTACGTCAGGGAGTCAGGCGACCTGATGAAGAATGTTGAAGAATTGATCAAAGATAAAATTGTAACGGAATTGGCAGGAGGCACTAAGGACTGGTCAAGCATCAAGAAGGCAGTCATCGACGTCGTCAACCCATTCCTGTACAGCCAGACAGGCAGAAGGCCAATGATTTTGCCGATTATTATGGAAGTTTAATTTTGAGAACGCTCCTTTATGGGGCGTTTTTTTTTATCAAACTCAATTTAAAAACCCCGCTGATTAATCAGCGGGGTCGCAATCATTATTCTTCATCTTTTTCATAAAAACGAAGCAAGTCTCCGTAAATGATCTGGTCAGAGTAGCTCAGTTCGTTCTTGGCGTGCTCGATATATGGTTCACAGCTTGCGCCATCTGTTGGCTCTCCTGTGGCTTTATCGTAGCAGACGCCTTTCGTGTAAACTACGTCTTCAGTAATGAAGCTTCCGTCTCTTAGGGCAACAAAGTTATCCTGCTCTTCGGAGAACATGTCTGCTCCAAACTGGATATCCTGCTTAGTATCGATGCCAGCAAGATTCAACAATGTTGGGCGAAGGTCGATTTGACCAGTTACAGTTGAAATGGTCTTGCCTTCATGACCCGGGATGTGAATGATCATTGGCACACGCTGCAGTTGAGTTGAAACGAACGGCGTGATTTCCTTGCCAAGGTACTGTTCCATTGCCTTGTTATGGTTCTCGGAAATTCCATAGTGGTCACCGTAAATCACAATAATTGAATCTTCGTAAAGTCCTTCAGCTTTCAAATCTTCGATGAACAGCTTTAATGCTTCATCCGTATAGCGGACGGTTGGGAAGTAGCGGTTCAAAGTGCCGCTGTTTGAATCAAACTCATCGATGAATTTGTCCTCTTCATCCAGTTCGAACGGGAAGTGGTTTGTCAGCGTAATGAACTTCGCGAAGAACGGTTTTGGCATTGCTTTTAAATGTTCAACTGACTGGTCAAAGAAATCCATGTCTTTCATGCCCCAGCCAACAGAGTTTTCTTCATTCACTTCATAATCTGGCAATGAGTAGAAACGGTCATAGCCGAAGTTGTTGTACATTACGTCACGGTTCCAGAAGCTCTTATTGTTCGCATGAAGCTTCGCTGTGTAATAAGAGTTTTCCTTAAGCCTTTCAGCAAGTGACATGTACTCATTCCCTGAGTGTGTGAAGAACACTGCTCCGCGTCCAAGCGGATACAAAGAGTTTTCCAATAAGAATTCAGAGTCAGAAGTTTTACCTTGTGCAGTCTGATGGTAAAAGTTATCAAAGTAATAGCTGTCTTTAATAAACTCATTCAAGAATGGCGTGATTTCCTGGCCATTCACCTTCTGTCCGATGACAAAATTCTGGGTGGATTCCATTGAAATGACAATGAGGTTCTTACCCTTTGCAGCACCGAACATTTCTTTTGACGGTTCTTTATATTGAGCGCGAGTATAGTTCTCGATTTCGGTCAACTGGTTGCCATCTGCCATGGCTCTTTGTGCAGTTGTCTTAGTTTGCAGGTACGCATCGTAGATATGGTGATTGTAAGTACCGATATTTTTAACCAGGATCTCCCTGTCAAACGTACGAGTCAGCAATTCAGGACGCTCAGACTCAGAAAGCCCAAGGTTGAAAAAGGCAAGACCGAATGCACTGAAGTAAAAGGCAGCTGCATATACA
The window above is part of the Mesobacillus jeotgali genome. Proteins encoded here:
- the rnjA gene encoding ribonuclease J1; this encodes METKLKKDLKIFALGGLGEIGKNTYVIQYKNEMVLVDCGIKFPDNELFGIDYVLADYTYLKQNQDKLVGIFVTHGHEDHIGGLPFLLQDVKAPIYGGDFAVELIKSKLQEHKIKGVKFHQINNDTVVEFQNIKVRFFRTTHSIADSFGVVVTTPEGNIVHTGDFKFDLTPVGRGTDFQKIAEISSEGVLCLLSDSTNSEQPGFSVSERRVGEAIEDIFQTVDGRVIFATFASNIDRVQQVVKSSLKYNRKIAIVGRSMEKTFEIGRRLGYITAPDEVFVSINEIGQVPSHQLTIICTGSQGEPMAALARIANGTHRQISVIPGDTIVFSSSPIPGNTISVNRVIDKLHRIGADVIHHKISEVHTSGHGKQEEQKLMIKLLNPKFFIPIHGEYRMLDQHVKLAEQCGIPRENSFILDNGDVLELSADGGQLGGKVPAQPVYVDGSGIGDIGHIVLKDRRVLSQDGLVIVTMMIDREKKQLVNKPTVVTRGFVYVRESGDLMKNVEELIKDKIVTELAGGTKDWSSIKKAVIDVVNPFLYSQTGRRPMILPIIMEV
- a CDS encoding LTA synthase family protein, whose protein sequence is MGTKKNMSVSFVLIAIVLLWLKTYTVYKFNFDIDIENKMQEFILFINPLSFLMFVMGLGIFMAGRKQKIFVVATSFITSFILYANVVYYKEFSDFITIPLLTQTSNMGDLKSSVGELVGWTDIIYFADALLILALAFVKTPKITFKKYKSVYAAAFYFSAFGLAFFNLGLSESERPELLTRTFDREILVKNIGTYNHHIYDAYLQTKTTAQRAMADGNQLTEIENYTRAQYKEPSKEMFGAAKGKNLIVISMESTQNFVIGQKVNGQEITPFLNEFIKDSYYFDNFYHQTAQGKTSDSEFLLENSLYPLGRGAVFFTHSGNEYMSLAERLKENSYYTAKLHANNKSFWNRDVMYNNFGYDRFYSLPDYEVNEENSVGWGMKDMDFFDQSVEHLKAMPKPFFAKFITLTNHFPFELDEEDKFIDEFDSNSGTLNRYFPTVRYTDEALKLFIEDLKAEGLYEDSIIVIYGDHYGISENHNKAMEQYLGKEITPFVSTQLQRVPMIIHIPGHEGKTISTVTGQIDLRPTLLNLAGIDTKQDIQFGADMFSEEQDNFVALRDGSFITEDVVYTKGVCYDKATGEPTDGASCEPYIEHAKNELSYSDQIIYGDLLRFYEKDEE